A DNA window from Hydractinia symbiolongicarpus strain clone_291-10 chromosome 6, HSymV2.1, whole genome shotgun sequence contains the following coding sequences:
- the LOC130647619 gene encoding solute carrier family 25 member 35-like isoform X1 — MQTVKECLTGGVAASGACFFTNPLEVVKTRMQLQGELQSRGSYRVHYRNVFHAFYTIGKVDGVIALQKGLVPGVAFQFVMNGLRLGTFQVFSDLGWTKNKDGYSSPLRCAVFGAASGCIGAVIGSPAYMFKTQLQAQANSEIAVGHQHNIKSLSSTMKSIHSQHGVVGLWRGASAAIARVSIGSAVQLTTFSRSKDFILQNDFFLKDSIMVPFTASMLAGLFLVGAMTPFDVVSTRMYNQGVTSKGDGVLYNNLFDVFRKIYRREGIMGFYKGTGAHYFRIGPHTTLSLVFWQRLRLFVEGES; from the exons ATGCAAACTGTTAAAGAATGCTTGACTGGTGGTGTTGCAGCCAGTGGTGCTTGTTTCTTCACCAATCCGTTAGAAGTGGTAAAAACACGCATGCAGCTGCAAGGAGAATTACAG TCTCGTGGTTCATACAGAGTTCACTATAGAAATGTCTTTCATGCGTTTTATACCATTGGTAAGGTGGATGGCGTTATAGCACTACAAAAAGGCTTGGTTCCGGGAGTTGCTTTTCAGTTTGTCATGAATGGTTTAAGGTTAG GAACATTTCAAGTATTCTCAGACTTGGGTTGGACGAAAAATAAAGATGGCTACTCAAGTCCACTGAGATGTGCTGTATTTGGCGCGGCGTCAGGTTGTATAGGGGCTGTTATTGGAAGTCCGGCATACATG tttaaaactCAACTACAAGCACAAGCCAATTCTGAAATAGCAGTGGGACaccaacataatataaaaagtttatccTCCACGATGAAAAGCATACACAGCCAACATGGCGTCGTTGGTCTCTGGCGTGGTGCTTCTGCTGCGATCGCGAGAGTAAGCATAGGTTCTGCGGTGCAGTTAACAACCTTTTCAAGAAGCAAGGACTTCATTTTGCAAAATGACTTCTTTTTAAAAGACAGCATAATGGTACCCTTTACTGCGAGCATGTTAGCTGGACTCTTCCTCGTAGGTGCTATGACTCCTTTCGATGTAGTGTCAACACGAATGTATAATCAAGGTGTGACGAGCAAAGGCGATGGAGTGCTGTATAATAACTTATTTGATGTGTTTCGGAAGATTTACCGTAGAGAAGGCATCATGGGCTTCTACAAGGGGACCGGTGCCCATTACTTTCGTATAGGACCACATACAACGTTAAGTTTAGTGTTTTGGCAAAGGTTAAGACTCTTTGTAGAAGGCGAAAGCTAG
- the LOC130647619 gene encoding solute carrier family 25 member 35-like isoform X2, with translation MLDWWCCSQWCLFLHQSVRSGKNTHAAARRITGTFQVFSDLGWTKNKDGYSSPLRCAVFGAASGCIGAVIGSPAYMFKTQLQAQANSEIAVGHQHNIKSLSSTMKSIHSQHGVVGLWRGASAAIARVSIGSAVQLTTFSRSKDFILQNDFFLKDSIMVPFTASMLAGLFLVGAMTPFDVVSTRMYNQGVTSKGDGVLYNNLFDVFRKIYRREGIMGFYKGTGAHYFRIGPHTTLSLVFWQRLRLFVEGES, from the exons ATGCTTGACTGGTGGTGTTGCAGCCAGTGGTGCTTGTTTCTTCACCAATCCGTTAGAAGTGGTAAAAACACGCATGCAGCTGCAAGGAGAATTACAG GAACATTTCAAGTATTCTCAGACTTGGGTTGGACGAAAAATAAAGATGGCTACTCAAGTCCACTGAGATGTGCTGTATTTGGCGCGGCGTCAGGTTGTATAGGGGCTGTTATTGGAAGTCCGGCATACATG tttaaaactCAACTACAAGCACAAGCCAATTCTGAAATAGCAGTGGGACaccaacataatataaaaagtttatccTCCACGATGAAAAGCATACACAGCCAACATGGCGTCGTTGGTCTCTGGCGTGGTGCTTCTGCTGCGATCGCGAGAGTAAGCATAGGTTCTGCGGTGCAGTTAACAACCTTTTCAAGAAGCAAGGACTTCATTTTGCAAAATGACTTCTTTTTAAAAGACAGCATAATGGTACCCTTTACTGCGAGCATGTTAGCTGGACTCTTCCTCGTAGGTGCTATGACTCCTTTCGATGTAGTGTCAACACGAATGTATAATCAAGGTGTGACGAGCAAAGGCGATGGAGTGCTGTATAATAACTTATTTGATGTGTTTCGGAAGATTTACCGTAGAGAAGGCATCATGGGCTTCTACAAGGGGACCGGTGCCCATTACTTTCGTATAGGACCACATACAACGTTAAGTTTAGTGTTTTGGCAAAGGTTAAGACTCTTTGTAGAAGGCGAAAGCTAG
- the LOC130647616 gene encoding translocation protein SEC62-like, whose translation MADKKAVKKRKKGSNEEEKPSKDETAVAKHMRFNMPTKKATMYGDEVFYFMGSKAVDFLMDSKWASGAKSTVSFTHRDSIASFLTRLLNYGMFSRVHLVKTEKKVKDKKKDGDKKKDEKKNETKEDKKSDVKDMKEEKKTPGSPKVKRDKDGKEVKKVKKKVKITLEPHEQQVFFDSDDEAYVWIYDPVSWKTFILGVLLVLLIIGICLFPLWPESVREYSWYISVAGAIFVGTILVLAVLRYIIYGFLWIVTVGKLHFWLLPNLTAECGFLESFVPVYEYEIKKGDDKNKSEKEEKEEKEKVVEKEKEEPESDKTKDVNKEESLPEKNKNDSEDSSASQKDDEWVKVKKGDLDDEVEQKQEVEC comes from the exons ATGGCCGACAAGAAAGCAGTAAAGAAAAGGAAGAAG GGATCAAATGAGGAAGAGAAGCCTAGTAAAGATGAAACAGCTGTTGCAAAGCACATGCGTTTTAATATGCCGACCAAAAAAGCTACAATGTATGGTGATGAAGTCTTCTACTTCATGG gTTCAAAAGCAGTTGACTTTTTAATGGACTCCAAATGGGCCAGTGGAGCAAAGAGTACTGTTTCTTTCACACATAGAGACTCCATAGCATCCTTTCTAACCAG GCTTTTAAATTATGGCATGTTCAGTCGAGTGCATTtagtaaaaacagaaaaaaaggttAAAGATAAAAAGAAGGATGGGGATAAGAAAAAAGACGAGAAGAAAAATGAGACAAAAGAAGACAAGAAATCAGATGTGAAAGACATGAAGGAGGAAAAGAAAACTCCTGGCAGTCCGAAAGTCAAGCGCGATAAG GATGGAAAAGaagtgaaaaaagtaaaaaagaag GTGAAGATTACGTTAGAACCCCATGAGCAGCAAGTATTTTTTGACAGTGATGATGAG GCATATGTATGGATATATGATCCTGTTAGTTGGAAGACATTTATATTGGGAGTTTTGCTTG ttcttcTTATTATTGGTATATGTTTGTTTCCTCTCTGGCCTGAAAGTGTGCGTGAATATAGTTGGTACATTAGTGTTGCTGGAGCCATCTTTGTTGGTACCATCCTTGTGCTGGCAGTCT tacgATATATAATATATGGCTTCTTGTGGATAGTGACAGTTGGTAAATTGCATTTCTGGCTACTCCCCAATTTGACTGCAGAATGTGGATTTCTGGAATCTTTTGTTCCTGTATATGAATATGAAATTAAGAAGGGAGACGATAAAAATAAAAGCGAAAAAGAggagaaagaagaaaaagaaaaagttgtcgaaaaggaaaaagaagaGCCAGAGTCTGATAAAACGAAAGATGTGAATAAAGAAGAAAGTTTgccggaaaaaaataaaaatgacagtgAGGATAGCTCAGCAAGTCAAAAAGATGACGAGTGGGTGAAAGTGAAAAAGGGGGACCTTGATGATGAAGTTGAGCAAAAACAGGAAGTTGAATGCTAA
- the LOC130647620 gene encoding RNA polymerase II subunit A C-terminal domain phosphatase SSU72-like isoform X2 produces the protein MVIGSNMKRSKDMRIAVVCSSNQNRSMEAHSFLSKRGFNVHSYGTGSHVKLPGSSADKPNIYPFKTPYDHMYRELARKDPQLYKQNGILHMLDRNRRIKAHPERFQDEHDLEFDIIITAEERVYDQVLEEFSRRDPESHTPVHVINIDIQDNHEEATIGAFLICDMCEKLERLEDLDDDIVDVLQQFEKKAKRHILHNVSFY, from the exons ATGGTTATTGGTAGCAATATGAAAAGATCGAAGGACATGAGAATTGCTGTTGTTTGCAGTAGTAATCAAAACAGAAGCATGGAAGCACATAGTTTTTTGAG CAAAAGGGGATTCAACGTACACTCATACGGAACTGGAAGCCATGTAAAACTGCCTGGATCATCTGCTGATAAACCAAACATATATCCATTTAAAACGCCATATGATCATATGTATCGAGAACTGGCTCGAAAGGACCCTCAACT GTACAAACAAAATGGTATTCTACATATGTTGGATCGAAATCGTAGAATAAAAGCTCACCCAGAGCGCTTTCAAGACGAACATGATTTAGAGTTTGATATAATAATCACTGCGGAGGAGCGAGTATACGATCAAGTGTTAGAAG AGTTCAGTCGCCGTGATCCAGAATCTCACACTCCTGTCCACGTGATCAACATCGATATACAAGATAACCATGAAGAGGCCACGATAGGAGCGTTTCTTATATGTGATATGTGTGAAAAG ttggAACGATTGGAAGATTTAGACGATGATATAGTCGATGTTTTACAACAGTTTGAAAAGAAAGCAAAACGTCATATCTTACATAATGTCTCTTTTTACTAA
- the LOC130647620 gene encoding RNA polymerase II subunit A C-terminal domain phosphatase SSU72-like isoform X1, with translation MIYCQWSIKYCNTENFLRVELSFVVTHHMFNVDVFFLSKRGFNVHSYGTGSHVKLPGSSADKPNIYPFKTPYDHMYRELARKDPQLYKQNGILHMLDRNRRIKAHPERFQDEHDLEFDIIITAEERVYDQVLEEFSRRDPESHTPVHVINIDIQDNHEEATIGAFLICDMCEKLERLEDLDDDIVDVLQQFEKKAKRHILHNVSFY, from the exons ATGATATATTGTCAATGGAGCATTAAATACTGCAATACTGAGAATTTTTTACGTGTTGAGTTGTCATTTGTCGTTACGCATCACATGTTCaatgttgatgttttttttctcaGCAAAAGGGGATTCAACGTACACTCATACGGAACTGGAAGCCATGTAAAACTGCCTGGATCATCTGCTGATAAACCAAACATATATCCATTTAAAACGCCATATGATCATATGTATCGAGAACTGGCTCGAAAGGACCCTCAACT GTACAAACAAAATGGTATTCTACATATGTTGGATCGAAATCGTAGAATAAAAGCTCACCCAGAGCGCTTTCAAGACGAACATGATTTAGAGTTTGATATAATAATCACTGCGGAGGAGCGAGTATACGATCAAGTGTTAGAAG AGTTCAGTCGCCGTGATCCAGAATCTCACACTCCTGTCCACGTGATCAACATCGATATACAAGATAACCATGAAGAGGCCACGATAGGAGCGTTTCTTATATGTGATATGTGTGAAAAG ttggAACGATTGGAAGATTTAGACGATGATATAGTCGATGTTTTACAACAGTTTGAAAAGAAAGCAAAACGTCATATCTTACATAATGTCTCTTTTTACTAA